From Cheilinus undulatus linkage group 18, ASM1832078v1, whole genome shotgun sequence, the proteins below share one genomic window:
- the nkx2.2a gene encoding LOW QUALITY PROTEIN: homeobox protein Nkx-2.2a (The sequence of the model RefSeq protein was modified relative to this genomic sequence to represent the inferred CDS: substituted 1 base at 1 genomic stop codon), with protein MSLHMSDLAVQHYLVDQVKKLVAATFPXIFPPLHQNMSLTNTKTGFSVKDILDLPDTNDEEGSITGAEEDTEGSETTSTTKTTGVLVQSPLENVQNLPLKNPFYDSSDNPYTRWLATTDSIQYSLHGLSASSQDSAKSPEPSADDESPDNDKETSSSGGSDSGKKRKRRVLFSKAQTYELERRFRQQRYLSAPEREHLASLIRLTPTQVKIWFQNHRYKMKRARAEKGMEVTHLPSPRRVAVPVLVRDGKPCHTLKAQDLAATFQAGIPFSAYSAQSLQHMQYNAQYSAAATAQFPTAHHLVQTQQWTW; from the exons ATGTCCCTTCACATGTCGGATTTAGCAGTGCAGCATTACTTGGTGGATCAGGTCA AGAAGCTGGTTGCAGCAACTTTTCCCTGAATATTTCCCCCCCTCCACCAGAATATGTCGTTGACCAACACAAAGACGGGCTTTTCTGTAAAGGACATTTTGGACCTTCCTGACACGAATGACGAAGAAGGATCTATCACCGGAGCGGAGGAAGACACGGAGGGATCGGAGACCACATCCACGACGAAAACCACTGGAGTTTTGGTGCAAAGTCCTCTAGAAAACGTTCAAAATCTGCCTTTAAAGAACCCCTTTTATGACAGTAGTGACAATCCTTACACACGATGGCTTGCTACTACGGACAGTATTCAGTATTCAT TGCACGGCCTCTCCGCCAGCTCGCAGGACTCAGCCAAGTCCCCGGAGCCGTCCGCAGACGACGAATCGCCGGACAACGATAAGGAAACTTCCAGCAGCGGCGGCAGCGACTCCGGCAAGAAGCGGAAAAGGAGGGTGTTGTTTTCCAAGGCGCAGACCTACGAGCTGGAGCGCCGCTTCAGACAGCAGAGGTACCTGTCCGCCCCAGAGAGGGAGCACCTGGCCAGCCTGATCCGCCTCACCCCGACCCAGGTGAAGATCTGGTTCCAGAACCACCGGTATAAGATGAAGAGAGCCCGGGCCGAGAAAGGTATGGAAGTGACCCATCTCCCTTCTCCCAGGCGGGTGGCCGTGCCCGTCTTAGTCAGGGATGGAAAGCCTTGTCACACTCTTAAAGCTCAGGACTTGGCGGCCACTTTTCAGGCCGGGATCCCCTTCTCGGCTTATAGTGCCCAGTCACTCCAACACATGCAGTATAACGCGCAGTACAGCGCCGCGGCCACGGCACAGTTCCCCACAGCACATCACTTGGTGCAAACGCAACAGTGGACTTGGTGA